A single window of Mycolicibacterium aurum DNA harbors:
- the adhP gene encoding alcohol dehydrogenase AdhP, translating into MALTCAAPTAWDGPMTENTMRAAVVTELGAQLTIENLELPKPDYGEALVKLETSGVCHTDLHAAHGDWPVKPTPPFIPGHEGYGTVVAVGDGVDDLLVGDKVGNAWLWSACGHCEYCRTGWETLCEQQRNGGYTVNGSFGSYMLVNAAYAPRIPEGLDPVEVAPILCAGVTVYKGLKVTDTRPGQWVAISGIGGLGHVAVQYATAMGLRVVAIDVDDTKLELATSLGAEVAVNARTGDVVAEVQKATGGVHGVLVTAVHPEAFGQAIGLARRGGTIVFVGLPPGDFPAPIFDIVLKGLTIRGSIVGTRQDMVEAIDFFARGLIHPTVHTAGLDEINDVFARMEQGQIDGRVVLDYR; encoded by the coding sequence ATGGCCCTTACCTGCGCCGCGCCCACGGCGTGGGATGGACCTATGACCGAGAACACCATGCGCGCCGCCGTCGTCACCGAGCTGGGCGCCCAGCTGACCATCGAGAACCTGGAACTGCCGAAGCCGGATTACGGCGAAGCCTTGGTCAAGCTCGAGACGTCGGGCGTCTGCCACACGGATCTGCATGCCGCACATGGTGATTGGCCGGTCAAGCCGACGCCGCCGTTCATTCCCGGCCACGAGGGTTACGGCACCGTGGTGGCCGTCGGCGACGGGGTCGACGACCTGTTGGTGGGCGACAAGGTCGGCAACGCGTGGCTGTGGTCGGCGTGCGGGCACTGCGAGTACTGCCGGACCGGCTGGGAGACGCTGTGCGAGCAGCAGCGCAACGGCGGCTACACCGTCAACGGCAGCTTCGGCAGCTACATGCTCGTCAACGCGGCGTATGCCCCGCGCATCCCCGAGGGCCTGGACCCGGTCGAGGTGGCGCCGATCCTGTGCGCGGGTGTCACGGTCTACAAAGGTCTGAAGGTGACCGACACCCGGCCCGGCCAGTGGGTCGCGATCTCCGGGATCGGCGGCCTGGGCCACGTCGCGGTGCAGTACGCGACGGCGATGGGCCTGCGGGTCGTCGCGATCGACGTCGACGACACCAAACTCGAGCTGGCCACCAGCCTCGGAGCCGAGGTGGCGGTCAACGCGCGCACCGGCGACGTCGTCGCCGAGGTGCAGAAGGCCACCGGCGGTGTGCACGGCGTGCTGGTCACCGCGGTGCATCCCGAGGCGTTCGGGCAGGCCATCGGGCTGGCGCGGCGCGGCGGCACCATCGTGTTCGTCGGGCTGCCGCCGGGGGATTTCCCCGCGCCGATCTTCGACATCGTGCTCAAGGGTCTGACGATCCGCGGCTCGATCGTCGGCACCCGCCAGGACATGGTGGAGGCCATCGATTTCTTCGCCCGGGGATTGATCCACCCGACCGTCCACACCGCCGGGCTCGACGAGATCAACGACGTGTTCGCCAGGATGGAGCAGGGGCAGATCGACGGCAGGGTGGTTCTGGACTACCGCTGA
- the rplM gene encoding 50S ribosomal protein L13 produces MPTYTPKAGDTTRTWYVIDATDVVLGRLAVEAAKLLRGKHKPTFTPNVDGGDFVIVINAEKIAVSGDKLTKKFAYRHSGYPGGLRKRSIGELLIKHPTRVVENAIVGMLPHTKLSRQVQKKLKVYAGPDHPHAAQQPVPFEIKQVAQ; encoded by the coding sequence GTGCCTACGTACACGCCGAAGGCGGGTGACACCACGCGCACGTGGTACGTCATCGACGCCACCGACGTGGTGCTCGGCCGGCTCGCCGTCGAAGCAGCAAAGCTGTTGCGCGGCAAGCACAAGCCGACATTCACGCCCAATGTCGACGGTGGCGATTTCGTCATCGTCATCAACGCCGAGAAGATCGCCGTCAGCGGCGACAAGCTCACCAAGAAGTTCGCGTACCGCCACTCGGGTTACCCCGGCGGCCTGCGCAAGCGCTCCATCGGTGAGCTGCTGATCAAGCACCCGACCAGGGTCGTGGAGAACGCGATCGTCGGGATGCTGCCCCACACCAAGCTCAGCCGGCAGGTTCAGAAGAAGCTGAAGGTGTATGCGGGTCCGGATCATCCGCACGCCGCGCAGCAGCCGGTTCCGTTCGAAATCAAGCAGGTGGCGCAATGA
- the rpsI gene encoding 30S ribosomal protein S9, giving the protein MTETELTDTPETTEAVETTEAVETTEVAEPDVTAEAEVAQREPVIIDRPIQTVGRRKEAVVRVRLVPGTGQFHLDGRTLEAYFPNKVHQQLIKAPLVTVDRVDSFDVYAHLDGGGPSGQAGALRLAIARALIIVQPEDRPALKKAGFLTRDPRAIERKKYGLKKARKAPQYSKR; this is encoded by the coding sequence ATGACCGAAACTGAACTCACCGACACCCCGGAGACCACCGAGGCCGTCGAGACCACCGAGGCTGTCGAGACCACCGAGGTTGCCGAGCCTGACGTCACCGCCGAGGCCGAGGTGGCCCAGCGCGAGCCCGTCATCATCGATCGGCCCATCCAGACCGTCGGTCGCCGCAAGGAGGCCGTCGTCCGCGTCCGCCTGGTGCCCGGCACCGGCCAGTTCCATCTCGACGGCCGCACGTTGGAGGCGTACTTCCCCAACAAGGTGCACCAGCAGCTCATCAAGGCACCGCTGGTGACCGTCGATCGCGTCGACAGCTTCGACGTCTACGCGCACCTCGACGGCGGCGGCCCGTCCGGCCAGGCCGGCGCGCTGCGTCTGGCGATCGCCCGCGCCCTGATCATCGTGCAGCCGGAAGACCGGCCCGCGCTGAAGAAGGCCGGGTTCCTCACCCGCGACCCGCGTGCCATCGAGCGCAAGAAGTACGGCCTCAAGAAGGCGCGTAAGGCGCCTCAGTACAGCAAGCGCTGA
- the glmM gene encoding phosphoglucosamine mutase, protein MARLFGTDGVRGVANTELTPELAMALGAAAARRLGRTGEARRRVAVVGRDPRASGEMLEAAVIAGIASEGVDTLRAGVMPTPAVAYLTNAYDADFGVMISASHNPMPDNGIKIFGPGGHKLDDATEDRIEELVHQGPGTRPTGGAIGRSIAAEDALERYLRHVGKAATTRLDALTVVVDCAHGAASVAAPRAYRAAGANVIPIHADPDGLNINDGCGSTHMQALRSAVVSYGADIGLAHDGDADRCLAVDAQGRIIDGDAIMVVLALAMHETGELASDTLVATVMSNLGLHIAMKSAGIEVRTTAVGDRYVLEELRAGRYSLGGEQSGHLVLPAFGTTGDGIVTGLRLMSRMAQTRRTLADLAAPMRTLPQVLINVEVTDKATVADAQSVRDAVARAEEELGDTGRILLRPSGTEQLVRVMVEAADEDTARQLAVRVAESVSAQS, encoded by the coding sequence ATGGCTCGACTGTTCGGCACCGACGGAGTGCGCGGCGTCGCCAACACCGAACTCACCCCTGAGCTGGCGATGGCGCTGGGTGCGGCGGCTGCCCGACGGCTCGGCAGGACGGGTGAGGCCCGCAGGCGTGTCGCCGTCGTCGGGCGTGATCCGCGGGCCAGCGGCGAGATGCTGGAAGCCGCCGTGATTGCCGGAATCGCCAGTGAGGGCGTCGACACCCTCCGCGCCGGGGTCATGCCCACCCCCGCGGTCGCCTACCTGACCAACGCCTATGACGCCGACTTCGGCGTGATGATCTCCGCATCGCACAACCCGATGCCCGACAACGGCATCAAGATCTTCGGTCCGGGTGGGCACAAACTCGACGACGCCACCGAGGACCGCATCGAGGAACTGGTGCACCAGGGTCCCGGTACCCGTCCCACCGGCGGGGCCATCGGGCGTTCCATCGCCGCCGAGGACGCCCTGGAACGCTATCTGCGCCACGTCGGCAAGGCCGCCACCACCCGGCTCGACGCGCTGACCGTCGTCGTCGACTGTGCGCACGGCGCGGCGTCGGTCGCGGCTCCCCGGGCCTACCGTGCGGCGGGCGCGAACGTCATCCCGATCCACGCCGACCCCGACGGTCTCAACATCAACGACGGCTGCGGTTCGACGCACATGCAGGCGCTGCGCTCCGCGGTGGTCTCCTATGGTGCCGACATCGGTCTCGCGCACGACGGGGACGCGGACCGCTGCCTCGCCGTCGACGCGCAGGGACGCATCATCGACGGCGACGCGATCATGGTCGTGCTCGCGCTGGCCATGCACGAGACGGGGGAGCTCGCCTCCGACACCCTGGTCGCGACCGTGATGAGCAATCTCGGACTCCACATAGCGATGAAGTCCGCGGGCATCGAGGTGCGGACCACCGCCGTCGGTGACCGCTATGTCCTCGAAGAACTCCGTGCCGGTCGGTACTCGCTGGGTGGCGAGCAGTCCGGCCACCTCGTGTTGCCCGCGTTCGGCACCACCGGCGACGGCATCGTCACCGGGTTGCGACTGATGTCGCGGATGGCGCAGACACGTCGCACGCTGGCCGACCTCGCCGCACCGATGCGGACGCTGCCGCAGGTGCTGATCAACGTCGAAGTCACCGACAAGGCGACGGTGGCCGACGCTCAGTCCGTCCGGGACGCGGTGGCCCGGGCCGAGGAGGAACTCGGCGATACCGGCCGAATTCTGCTGCGGCCTTCGGGAACCGAACAGCTGGTCCGCGTCATGGTGGAGGCGGCCGACGAAGACACCGCCCGGCAGTTGGCCGTGCGCGTAGCGGAATCGGTGAGCGCGCAAAGCTGA
- a CDS encoding type VII secretion target, whose amino-acid sequence MGTAQAARVDTAAVRAIAREYDTAAAILDSAAHTHLGGLDVGAATSGRAYVAYGDALRGALAELASSLRQWSRAATEIAAALRVSADQYQDADSYAAGRVG is encoded by the coding sequence ATGGGAACGGCACAGGCGGCCCGCGTCGACACCGCAGCGGTGCGCGCGATCGCTCGCGAATACGACACGGCGGCCGCGATTCTCGACAGCGCGGCGCACACACACCTGGGCGGCCTTGACGTCGGCGCCGCGACGTCCGGCCGGGCGTACGTCGCCTACGGTGACGCGCTGCGCGGCGCGCTCGCAGAGCTGGCGTCGTCGTTGCGGCAGTGGTCACGGGCCGCCACGGAGATCGCGGCGGCGCTGCGGGTCTCGGCTGACCAGTACCAGGACGCCGACAGCTATGCCGCCGGGCGGGTCGGGTAG
- a CDS encoding diacylglycerol-binding protein: MKLRIREAVGLFVLGGLAALIGDHSHVATGTTVYYTDAVPFVWSSPFWFPLLVGSATVSLAELRLHLPALRADVTARQGLAGIAIVVGMYVATALLHGSPVVPATALICVAAIVTWCVFGDGAAAACGAAIAIVGPAAEIALVGLGVFAYNPGSDGLFGVGPFLVPLYFAFGVVVALLAELVVARRPQLAAPVCDTISRAPGAG; encoded by the coding sequence GTGAAGCTGCGCATCCGGGAAGCGGTCGGGCTGTTCGTGCTCGGCGGCCTCGCCGCGCTGATCGGCGACCACAGCCACGTCGCGACCGGCACGACGGTGTACTACACCGACGCCGTCCCGTTCGTGTGGAGCAGCCCGTTCTGGTTCCCGCTGCTGGTCGGCTCGGCCACGGTGTCGCTGGCCGAACTCCGGCTGCACCTGCCGGCCCTACGGGCCGACGTGACGGCACGGCAGGGCCTCGCCGGTATCGCGATCGTCGTCGGCATGTACGTGGCCACCGCCCTGCTGCACGGCTCGCCCGTGGTGCCCGCGACCGCGCTGATCTGTGTCGCGGCGATCGTCACCTGGTGCGTGTTCGGCGACGGCGCCGCCGCGGCGTGCGGGGCCGCCATCGCGATCGTGGGGCCCGCCGCGGAGATCGCGCTCGTCGGCCTCGGCGTGTTCGCCTACAACCCCGGGTCGGACGGATTGTTCGGCGTCGGCCCGTTCCTCGTGCCGCTGTACTTCGCGTTCGGGGTGGTGGTCGCGCTGCTGGCCGAGCTCGTCGTCGCCCGGCGGCCGCAGCTCGCGGCGCCGGTGTGCGACACGATCAGCCGCGCGCCAGGTGCCGGCTGA
- a CDS encoding acyl-CoA dehydrogenase family protein encodes MAVDRLLPTDEARELVDLARQIADKVLDPIVDQHEKNETYPDGVFATLGEAGLLSLPYPEEWGGGGQPYEVYLQVLEELAARWAAVAVAVSVHSLSCHPLMSFGTDEQRQRWLPDMLGGSTIGAYSLSEPQAGSDAAALTCRATAVDGGYRISGAKAWITHGGVADFYNLFARTGEGSQGISCFLVPRGTEGLTFGKPEEKMGLHSVPTTTAHYDDAFLDEDRRIGTEGQGLQIAFSALDSGRLGIAAVAVGLAQAALDEAVTYSQERTTFGRKIIDHQGLAFLLADMAAAVDSARATYIDAARRRDAGLPYSRHASVAKLTATDAAMKVTTDAVQVFGGAGYTRDYRVERYMREAKITQIFEGTNQIQRLVISRHLARG; translated from the coding sequence ATGGCCGTGGATCGCCTTCTCCCCACCGACGAGGCTCGTGAACTGGTGGATCTGGCCCGCCAGATCGCCGACAAGGTCCTCGACCCGATCGTCGACCAGCACGAGAAGAACGAGACCTATCCCGACGGCGTGTTCGCGACGCTCGGCGAGGCCGGGCTGCTGAGCCTGCCCTACCCCGAGGAGTGGGGTGGCGGTGGCCAGCCCTACGAGGTGTACCTGCAGGTGCTCGAAGAACTCGCCGCGCGGTGGGCCGCGGTGGCAGTCGCGGTCAGCGTGCACAGCCTGTCCTGCCACCCGCTGATGAGTTTCGGCACCGACGAGCAGCGGCAGCGATGGCTTCCCGACATGCTCGGCGGATCGACCATCGGCGCCTACAGCCTGTCCGAACCGCAGGCCGGCTCCGATGCCGCCGCCCTGACCTGCAGAGCGACCGCCGTCGACGGCGGCTACCGCATCAGCGGCGCGAAGGCGTGGATCACACACGGCGGAGTCGCCGACTTCTACAATCTCTTCGCGCGCACCGGCGAAGGGTCCCAAGGCATTTCATGCTTCCTGGTCCCTAGGGGGACCGAGGGTCTGACCTTCGGCAAGCCCGAGGAGAAGATGGGCCTGCATTCGGTACCGACCACCACCGCGCACTACGACGACGCATTCCTCGACGAGGACCGCCGCATCGGAACCGAGGGACAGGGTCTGCAGATCGCGTTCAGCGCCTTGGATTCCGGGCGCCTGGGCATCGCTGCCGTCGCGGTGGGACTGGCCCAGGCCGCGCTGGACGAGGCGGTGACCTACAGCCAGGAACGAACGACGTTCGGCCGCAAGATCATCGACCACCAAGGCCTGGCGTTCTTGCTCGCGGACATGGCCGCGGCCGTGGACTCCGCCAGGGCCACCTACATCGATGCCGCCCGCCGCCGTGACGCGGGCCTGCCCTACTCGCGGCACGCGTCGGTCGCGAAGCTGACGGCCACCGACGCGGCGATGAAAGTGACCACGGATGCGGTCCAGGTGTTCGGCGGGGCCGGCTACACCCGCGACTACCGCGTCGAACGCTACATGCGCGAGGCGAAGATCACGCAGATCTTCGAGGGCACCAACCAGATTCAGCGCCTGGTGATCAGCCGGCACCTGGCGCGCGGCTGA
- a CDS encoding TetR/AcrR family transcriptional regulator → MTPVSRPSFATQRRTELFDALVALFLAEGFAHLTLDEIAARLRCSKSTLYTLAASKEQLVQTATVHFFRSATAAVEARVSGVAGARERIATYLAAVGGALDPVSDQFMADLDAFAPARAIYEKNTRIAARRVHELIAEGVAAGDFRDVHAAFAADLVTTVMVRIQQRMVRNSTGLDDADAYRELAAILTGGIQA, encoded by the coding sequence ATGACGCCGGTGAGCAGGCCTTCCTTCGCCACGCAGCGACGTACCGAGCTGTTCGACGCGCTCGTTGCGCTGTTTCTCGCCGAGGGGTTCGCGCACCTGACGCTCGACGAGATCGCAGCCCGACTGCGGTGCTCCAAATCCACGCTCTACACGCTGGCCGCCAGCAAGGAGCAGTTGGTGCAGACCGCCACCGTGCACTTCTTCCGCAGCGCCACAGCGGCGGTCGAAGCGCGGGTGTCCGGCGTCGCCGGCGCACGCGAACGCATCGCAACGTATCTGGCCGCGGTCGGTGGGGCGCTCGATCCCGTGTCCGATCAGTTCATGGCCGATCTCGACGCCTTCGCGCCTGCGCGCGCCATCTACGAGAAGAACACCAGGATCGCGGCGCGCAGGGTTCACGAGCTGATCGCCGAAGGCGTTGCCGCAGGCGACTTTCGCGATGTTCACGCGGCGTTCGCGGCCGACCTCGTCACGACGGTGATGGTGCGTATCCAGCAACGGATGGTGCGCAACAGCACCGGCCTCGACGACGCCGACGCCTATCGCGAGCTCGCCGCGATTCTCACCGGCGGCATCCAGGCGTGA
- a CDS encoding VOC family protein — MALVNSSGIAHVRITVTDIGRSKEFYDAVFGWPAAIDASDSVDEPGVTESPEQFYGGVVYQTPQGTLFGLRPVGDTPFDSTRTGLDHLSFSVASRSDLEDAERALDGAGITHGAIIDLDDAGIAILSFQDPDDINVELTAPLS; from the coding sequence ATGGCTTTGGTCAACAGTTCTGGAATCGCCCACGTGCGTATCACCGTCACCGACATCGGTCGGTCGAAAGAGTTCTACGACGCGGTGTTCGGTTGGCCGGCGGCCATCGACGCGTCCGACTCGGTCGACGAGCCCGGCGTGACCGAGTCCCCGGAGCAGTTCTACGGAGGCGTGGTCTACCAGACTCCGCAGGGCACGCTGTTCGGACTCCGCCCGGTGGGCGACACCCCGTTCGACTCGACGCGGACCGGGCTCGACCACCTCAGCTTCTCCGTGGCCTCGCGCAGCGATCTTGAGGACGCCGAGCGGGCCCTGGACGGCGCGGGAATCACCCACGGCGCGATCATCGATCTCGACGACGCAGGGATTGCCATCCTGTCCTTTCAGGATCCCGATGACATCAATGTCGAGCTGACCGCACCGCTGTCCTGA